The sequence TTTCATCAGCGCTTCACCTGTTTTCTTTGGATTCAGAAAAATACTAGGGGGTGACTAAAATGTCTTGGTGAGCCTTTGTGAAATCCTTTGTCGCCTTTGTGGTTACATCTTAAGTTATTGAGCCACAAAGGATCACGAAGTATGCACAAGGAACACAAAGGGGGAAATCCAAAACATTTTAATTTATTAGTCACCCCCCCGTGCTTTCTACTAATATCACCCAAAAGGAGTCAAAAAACATCAAAAGACACAGGCAACTTACCGGCAAGGTGTCTCTGTATTTCATAAAAAGCCGGTAACAATTTAAATTTTTTTTACCTCAAGTTACCATATTGGTAATTTTATATTATTTTTGTATCAAAATTTCGGGATGAGAGTTTTTGTGCGTAAAACTTTAGTTGAATTTTGGCTAAAGCATCCTGATGCCGAACAAAGCCTTAAGGCATGGTATGCTGAAGTATCGAAAAATAAATGGGAAACATCAAATTATATTAAAAAGCGCTATCCAACTGTTAGTGTAGTGAAAAATAATGTGATTATATTCAGAATTAAAGGCAATTCATACAGATTGATCGTTAAAATTAATTTTTTAAGAGGTTGGGTATTTATCCGATTCATTGGTACCCATGCTGAATATGATAAATTAGATGCAAATAATTTTTAAATAAAACATTATAATGGAAATAAGATTATTAAAAAACGAAGAGGATTATAAGTTAGCTATAAAAAGATTTGAAGAACTTTTTGATGCCCTGGCGGATACTCCTGAGGGAGAGGAAGCAGAATTATTGTCGTATTTAATCGAAAAATATGAGGATGAGAACTTTCCAATTGATCCCCCCGATCCGATAGAGGCTATAAAATTTAGAATGAAACAGCAGGGGCTTAAAAAAATGGATATTGCCTCAATTATTGGATATAAAAGCCGGGTATCAGAAATATTTTCAAAAAAGAGAAAATTAAGTTTAAACATGATCAGAAAGCTTCATAAGGAATTAAATATTCCGTATGAGGCATTATTAAAGGAATACTAAATTGCATACTTTTGCTACATGGACTTAAGCGCCATGCAGTTCAAACTCCCGGCCTCCCAGGGCATGACTTTCGCAAACTTCCCCGTCTGGCGACATGTAAGTCGATTGAAATCCCTCACGGCGCTTAGCACCGGCCGTCAGATGAAATTGCTGCCTTTTGACAACTAAAGAAAGGAGATTACAGACCATACCATCTATAGACACCTCTGTCAGTCTGCTATCATTTTTCAAAGCTATGGGTTTTATCAGCGCCTCACCTGGTTTCTTTGGATTCAGAAAAATACGGATGATATCTTTCGAAAAGATGGCATACATGCGTTCTACCAATATCACCTAAAAAGAGTCAAAATAACATCAAAAAACAGAGGTAACTTGCCGGCAAGTTGCTTGTGGTTTTCATAAAAAAGCCGGTACTAATTTACGTGCGGATTTATCCATTTCACGGGCTACACCTTAAAGAATTCGTTGCTTTTATTTATATTAGGATTTTATAGAGATAATTCGTAATATTACTGGTAGTAAATAGTTATCGGCAAGTTTTAAAAGAGCCTCAAAATAAGATTTGTTTCCTAATAAAGAAACATCTATCTTTGCAGAAACCTTTAACGAGTGACAGCAAGATTTCAGGTTCGGTTTTTAGCGGAAGCAGTAACGTTTCTTGACAGTCTTGACGAAAAGACAAGAGATAAAGTAATCTATAACATCTACAAGGCAAGGATTTCCAATGATAAGGAGTTATTCAAAAAACTGAAAGGTGAAATATAGGAGTTCAGGACTTTGTTCAATAAAACTCATTACCGACTATTTGCATTTTGGGACAAAACTGAGAAGACAGACACTGTTGTTATATCAACTCATGGACGTATCAAAAAGACTGATAAAATTACACAAAGTGACCTCATAAAAGCAGAGCAGTTAAGGAAACTATATTTTGAACAAAAAACTCCGGAAAAATGAAAGCTCAAAAATTAAAAATATACAGCCTGGACGAGATTACTGATAAGTATATCGGAAAACCTGGGACGCCAAAACGAGAAGCATTTGATTACGAGTTACGTCTTGACTTGATTGGAGAAGCCATAAAACAAGCAAGAAAAGAAAGAAAACTGACACAAGAAGAACTTGGGCAACTCGTGGGTGTAAAAAAGGCACAAATATCAAAGCTCGAAAACAGTCTGACAGATGCAAGGTTTGAGACGATTATCAAAGTTTTTAAAGCTTTAAATGCTAAAATCAACTTTAACATTGAATTACTCGACCAAAAAGTGAATCTTGCCTGACATAAAAGAAAACCAGCCGGTGATAAAGGCTAAATGAAGGCGGGCGGGACTGCCGAATCAGAAACTTTGTACCTTCAACCATCATTCACTCAAGGCAGGAAGGAAAGTGCTCCGAAGCGCCCGCCAGTATTTTGCCTTGGAACGTCAGTTGAATTTGCTGCCTTTTGACGACTAAAGAAAGGAAATGACAGACCATACCCATTTCCTGACACCCTTATCAGTCTGTTGCCATTTTTCAAAGCTGGAAA comes from Bacteroidota bacterium and encodes:
- a CDS encoding transcriptional regulator yields the protein MEIRLLKNEEDYKLAIKRFEELFDALADTPEGEEAELLSYLIEKYEDENFPIDPPDPIEAIKFRMKQQGLKKMDIASIIGYKSRVSEIFSKKRKLSLNMIRKLHKELNIPYEALLKEY
- a CDS encoding helix-turn-helix transcriptional regulator, with product MKAQKLKIYSLDEITDKYIGKPGTPKREAFDYELRLDLIGEAIKQARKERKLTQEELGQLVGVKKAQISKLENSLTDARFETIIKVFKALNAKINFNIELLDQKVNLA
- a CDS encoding type II toxin-antitoxin system HigB family toxin, which encodes MRVFVRKTLVEFWLKHPDAEQSLKAWYAEVSKNKWETSNYIKKRYPTVSVVKNNVIIFRIKGNSYRLIVKINFLRGWVFIRFIGTHAEYDKLDANNF